The following are encoded in a window of Acidobacteriota bacterium genomic DNA:
- a CDS encoding DUF2752 domain-containing protein has product MGFVVAIAAFQLVLTASGLTGWECPLLKLTGWPCPGCGLTRAVLALLHGEWKKSLTLHAFAPILLAALALIGIASFLPQQQRQRLADTVENIEKRTRLSAVLLIGFVVYWLIRLLLPASLVLVTQK; this is encoded by the coding sequence ATGGGATTTGTTGTCGCCATCGCCGCATTTCAATTGGTTCTGACGGCCAGCGGGTTGACGGGATGGGAATGCCCATTATTAAAGCTGACCGGATGGCCCTGTCCGGGCTGTGGACTGACGCGCGCCGTGCTGGCCTTGCTGCACGGCGAGTGGAAAAAATCCTTGACCTTACATGCCTTCGCGCCTATCTTGCTCGCGGCATTGGCGTTAATAGGCATCGCCAGTTTCTTGCCTCAGCAACAACGCCAACGCTTGGCTGACACCGTAGAAAACATTGAGAAGCGAACAAGGCTTTCCGCGGTCTTGTTAATCGGATTCGTCGTTTACTGGCTGATCCGACTTCTCCTCCCGGCTTCACTGGTTTTGGTCACCCAAAAGTAG
- a CDS encoding efflux RND transporter permease subunit, which produces MNIAELFIRRPIATGLIMAGILIFGIMGYRLLPVSELPNVDYPTISINANLPGASPDTMAASVATPLEKQLSTIAGIDNMTSTNSQGSTSIVVQFNLSRNIDAAAQDVQAAIASAARQLPTEMPTPPSYRKVNPADSPVLFLTLSSPTLPLSAVDEYAETLLAQRISMINGVAQVSVYGSQKYAVRVQVDPNALAARGIGLDQVQQTIQQSNANLPTGTLQGSEKSLRVEANGQLEDASAFRPVIVAYQNGSPVRLGELARVTDSVENDKVASWFNNERAIVLAIQRQPGTNTVEVVDSVKNLLPVFREQMPAAVDLNILFDRSESIRQSINDVKFTLLLTICLVVLVIFLFLRNLSATIIPSLAVPMSLFGTFALMYLLGYTMDNLSMMALTLSVGFVVDDAIVMLENIVRHIEMGEKPFAAALKGAREIGFTIVSMTISLAAVFIPVLFMAGILGRLLNEFAVTIMSAILVSGFVSLTLTPMLGSRFLKSHEKEKHNRLYNASERVFDGMLAAYRRTLELVMKHRATTMIVSGAVLAATVYLFIVIPKGFIPSEDTGQLNATTEAAQDISFDAMVKHQQEAAAILQKDPNIAAFMSSVGAGGPNSTSNNGRFFIRLKPKDQRKLSADEVIQELRPKLSRIPGLNVYLQNPPAINVGGRTSKGQYQFTLQDADTQELYSYAPQVEEKIRQLSILQDVTTDLQITSPQITVDIDRDKAQALGISANQIESALYASYGQRQVSTIYTPSNQYHVIMEVAPEYQSDPAALSQLYVHSTDGRQIPLGTVATLKPGVGPLTVNHSGQLPSVTISFNLKPEVSIGDAVNRVQETVNAMRLPGTVSTMFQGTAQVFQSSLSGLGLLLLIAILVIYIVLGILYESLIHPLTILSGLPSAGFGALLTLMLFGIDLNLYAFVGLVMLIGIVKKNAIMMIDFALEAQRSEGKSPEDAIFEGCLLRFRPIMMTTMAALLGTLPIALGIGAGAESRRPLGLAVVGGLLVSQLLTLYITPVVYVYMELAQEKLRAKFKKRPKSATLDAPASKKPASQSDQLPDRLPDRLIDHPVSSD; this is translated from the coding sequence ATGAATATCGCAGAATTGTTCATCCGCCGCCCCATTGCCACGGGGTTGATTATGGCGGGCATCCTGATCTTTGGAATTATGGGATACAGGTTGCTACCCGTCAGCGAACTTCCCAATGTGGATTACCCGACCATCAGCATCAACGCTAATTTGCCCGGAGCCAGCCCGGACACAATGGCGGCTTCGGTGGCCACGCCGCTCGAAAAACAGCTTTCGACCATCGCCGGAATTGACAACATGACTTCGACCAATTCACAGGGTTCGACCAGCATTGTTGTCCAATTCAACCTGAGCCGGAACATTGATGCCGCGGCGCAGGACGTTCAGGCGGCCATTGCCAGCGCAGCGCGGCAATTGCCGACGGAAATGCCTACGCCGCCGTCTTACCGCAAAGTCAATCCGGCGGATTCGCCAGTGCTATTCCTGACGCTGAGTTCTCCGACGTTGCCGCTGTCGGCCGTGGACGAATATGCCGAAACGCTTTTGGCGCAGCGCATTTCGATGATCAACGGTGTGGCGCAGGTTTCGGTCTACGGTTCGCAAAAATACGCCGTGCGAGTCCAGGTTGATCCGAATGCGCTGGCGGCGCGCGGCATCGGGCTGGATCAGGTGCAACAAACCATTCAGCAATCAAATGCCAATTTGCCGACCGGTACGCTGCAAGGTTCGGAAAAATCGCTTCGCGTGGAAGCCAATGGCCAGCTTGAGGACGCAAGCGCCTTTCGTCCGGTCATTGTTGCTTACCAGAATGGTTCGCCTGTGCGATTGGGCGAACTGGCTCGTGTGACGGATAGCGTCGAAAACGACAAAGTCGCAAGCTGGTTTAACAACGAACGCGCGATTGTTTTGGCCATCCAGCGGCAACCCGGAACCAACACCGTGGAGGTGGTGGACAGCGTCAAAAATCTGTTACCGGTGTTCCGCGAGCAAATGCCTGCGGCGGTTGATCTGAACATCCTGTTTGACCGGTCGGAAAGCATTCGCCAATCCATCAACGACGTGAAATTCACTCTGTTGCTGACCATTTGCCTGGTCGTGTTGGTAATCTTTCTGTTCTTGCGCAACCTGTCGGCCACGATCATTCCCAGTTTGGCAGTGCCAATGTCGCTGTTTGGAACCTTCGCGTTGATGTACCTGCTCGGTTACACGATGGATAATCTTTCGATGATGGCGCTGACGCTGTCCGTTGGGTTCGTCGTGGATGACGCAATTGTCATGCTGGAAAACATCGTCCGGCATATCGAAATGGGTGAAAAACCGTTTGCGGCGGCGCTGAAAGGCGCGCGCGAAATTGGTTTTACGATTGTTTCGATGACGATTTCGCTGGCGGCGGTGTTCATTCCGGTCCTGTTTATGGCGGGCATACTTGGCCGCCTGCTCAACGAATTCGCGGTCACGATCATGAGTGCGATTCTGGTTTCGGGCTTCGTCTCGCTGACGCTGACTCCCATGCTCGGCAGCCGCTTTTTGAAATCTCACGAGAAGGAAAAGCACAACCGGCTTTACAACGCTTCGGAGCGCGTCTTTGACGGAATGCTGGCAGCATACAGACGGACGCTTGAACTGGTGATGAAACACCGCGCGACGACAATGATCGTTTCGGGTGCGGTGCTGGCCGCGACCGTGTATTTGTTCATCGTCATTCCGAAGGGGTTTATCCCCAGCGAAGACACCGGGCAACTCAATGCCACCACCGAAGCGGCGCAGGACATTTCCTTTGACGCGATGGTCAAACATCAACAGGAAGCCGCCGCGATCCTGCAAAAAGACCCGAACATCGCGGCTTTCATGTCATCGGTCGGAGCGGGGGGCCCCAATTCCACTTCCAATAACGGACGGTTTTTCATTCGTCTGAAACCCAAGGACCAGCGGAAGCTGAGCGCCGACGAAGTGATTCAGGAATTGCGCCCGAAACTGTCGCGCATTCCGGGGTTGAACGTGTATTTGCAGAATCCTCCGGCCATCAACGTTGGTGGCAGAACCAGCAAGGGGCAATATCAATTCACATTGCAGGACGCCGACACGCAGGAGTTGTATTCCTACGCTCCGCAAGTGGAAGAGAAAATTCGCCAGCTTTCGATTCTGCAAGACGTGACGACCGATTTGCAGATCACCAGCCCGCAAATCACCGTGGATATTGACCGTGACAAAGCCCAGGCGCTGGGCATTTCGGCCAATCAGATTGAAAGCGCTCTCTATGCTTCTTATGGACAGAGGCAAGTTTCGACCATCTACACGCCGAGCAATCAATACCACGTGATTATGGAAGTCGCGCCGGAATACCAATCCGATCCGGCGGCGTTGTCGCAGTTATACGTCCATTCGACGGATGGCAGGCAGATTCCGTTGGGAACGGTTGCCACGCTCAAACCAGGCGTGGGGCCCTTGACGGTCAACCATTCGGGACAATTGCCTTCGGTAACGATCTCGTTCAATTTGAAACCGGAAGTTTCCATTGGCGATGCCGTCAACCGTGTGCAGGAAACCGTCAACGCAATGCGCTTGCCCGGAACCGTCAGCACGATGTTTCAGGGAACGGCGCAGGTGTTTCAATCCTCACTTTCCGGACTCGGATTGCTGCTGCTGATTGCCATTCTGGTCATTTACATCGTGCTGGGCATTTTGTACGAAAGCCTGATTCATCCGTTGACGATTCTTTCCGGATTGCCGTCGGCTGGCTTCGGCGCGTTGCTGACACTCATGCTGTTCGGCATTGACCTGAACCTGTACGCCTTTGTCGGATTGGTGATGTTAATTGGCATCGTCAAAAAGAACGCGATTATGATGATTGATTTCGCACTCGAAGCGCAGCGCAGCGAAGGCAAATCGCCGGAGGACGCCATTTTTGAAGGATGCCTGCTGCGTTTCCGACCGATTATGATGACGACAATGGCCGCGCTGCTGGGGACGCTGCCGATCGCGCTGGGAATCGGTGCGGGGGCGGAATCGCGGCGACCTTTGGGATTGGCCGTCGTAGGCGGATTGCTGGTTTCCCAGTTGCTGACACTGTACATTACGCCCGTGGTTTATGTGTACATGGAACTGGCGCAGGAAAAGTTGCGCGCCAAATTCAAGAAGCGCCCGAAATCTGCAACTTTGGATGCGCCAGCGTCCAAAAAACCGGCTTCGCAATCGGATCAATTGCCGGATCGTTTGCCGGATCGTTTGATTGATCATCCGGTTTCATCTGATTGA
- a CDS encoding efflux RND transporter periplasmic adaptor subunit: MPLQITAIGTVEAFSTVAVTSEASGQLMKVHLTEGQFVKKGDRLFTIDPRPSQAGVAESLANQSRALGQQRQAEANLAKDTAQAKTAEVTAQRYETLFKEGVISREQYDQARTNADALAAVVKADQAAIASEQESVNAAKAATAASKVQLGYTDIRAPISGRTGALMIHQGNVIKANDTNPLVTINQVNPIYVTFSVPETQLPDIKRYQSQGELAVTATIPNDGGPPEQGTLSFINNAVDPATGTVKLKATFANNQQRLWPGQFVNVVLTLTTQSNVLVVPSEAIQTGQKGRYVFVVKPDQTVESRDVEVQRTAGEKALISGGVSEGETVVTDGQLRLRPGSKIRTANDGGKTAQSRENVPANGKAGE; encoded by the coding sequence GTGCCGCTTCAGATCACCGCGATCGGCACCGTCGAAGCATTTTCCACGGTCGCCGTGACGTCCGAAGCCAGTGGGCAATTGATGAAAGTTCATCTCACCGAAGGGCAGTTCGTAAAGAAAGGCGATCGGTTGTTTACGATTGACCCACGGCCTTCGCAAGCAGGGGTTGCGGAATCACTGGCAAACCAATCCAGGGCGCTGGGTCAGCAACGGCAAGCCGAAGCAAATCTTGCAAAAGACACGGCGCAGGCGAAAACTGCCGAAGTCACTGCGCAGCGGTATGAAACTCTGTTCAAAGAAGGAGTGATTTCCAGGGAACAGTACGATCAGGCGCGCACAAATGCAGACGCCCTGGCTGCCGTGGTCAAAGCCGATCAAGCGGCGATTGCTTCGGAGCAGGAGAGCGTGAACGCTGCGAAAGCGGCCACTGCCGCATCGAAAGTTCAATTGGGATACACGGACATACGTGCGCCAATCAGCGGACGCACTGGCGCGTTGATGATTCACCAGGGCAACGTGATTAAAGCCAATGATACAAATCCGCTGGTGACCATCAATCAGGTCAATCCGATTTATGTCACTTTTTCCGTGCCGGAAACACAATTGCCGGACATCAAACGCTACCAGTCGCAAGGCGAGCTAGCCGTGACAGCGACGATTCCGAATGATGGCGGCCCGCCCGAACAAGGCACATTGAGTTTCATCAACAACGCCGTTGATCCCGCAACGGGAACCGTGAAGCTGAAAGCAACCTTTGCCAATAACCAGCAACGGCTCTGGCCTGGGCAATTCGTCAACGTCGTGTTGACGCTGACCACGCAATCCAACGTTCTCGTCGTTCCTTCGGAAGCAATTCAGACGGGACAGAAAGGGCGTTATGTGTTTGTCGTCAAACCCGACCAGACTGTCGAATCGCGCGACGTGGAAGTGCAGAGAACCGCTGGCGAAAAAGCGCTCATCAGCGGGGGCGTGTCCGAAGGCGAAACTGTTGTGACCGATGGCCAGTTGCGCCTGCGACCCGGCAGCAAAATCAGAACTGCCAACGATGGCGGGAAAACAGCTCAATCCCGCGAAAACGTACCAGCAAATGGAAAGGCGGGGGAATAG